In Papaver somniferum cultivar HN1 chromosome 1, ASM357369v1, whole genome shotgun sequence, a genomic segment contains:
- the LOC113332889 gene encoding tyrosyl-DNA phosphodiesterase 2-like, producing the protein MAWSCSKCTFLNPPSQKPTCQICLYSSSSSVSSSSPSPFSSSSPTATLKWSCKACTFLNPIGQHNCEICGTRSSASLLSDFEDLDPINSDEILDSSIGSVFLPLKACQNKRKVEQISTEESTDCFLDVGESCSSKSSRKEGTFSGTMEEKKEIELQTLKVLSYNVWFNEDLELHKRMKALGDLIQLHTPDVICLQEVTPTIYQIFQQSSWGKVYCCSVSYEMVNKPYFCMQLSKLPVKSFSCKPFSNSIMGRELCSTEIEVGGGGGGSKQLVIATSHLESPCPAPPTWNQMFSKERVAQAKEAILILKGSPNVILGGDMNWDDKLDGQFPLPDGWVDAWSELKPGDNGFTYGTKSNQMLSGNRTLQKRLDRFMCFLQDFKICGIELIGREELPGLSYCKEKKVKGKLQKLMLPVLPSDHYGLLLTICNK; encoded by the exons ATGGCGTGGTCTTGTTCTAAATGCACTTTTCTAAACCCTCCGTCTCAAAAACCAACATGCCAGATTTGTCtctactcatcatcatcatcagtttcatcctcTTCTCCctctcctttttcttcttcttctccaacagCGACTCTGAAATGGTCTTGCAAAGCCTGTACCTTTTTAAACCCAATCGGTCAACATAACTGTGAAATTTGTGGAACAAGATCCTCTGCGTCGTTACTATCTGATTTTGAAGATTTAGATCCTATTAATTCAGATGAAATATTGGATTCTTCAATTGGTTCTGTTTTCTTGCCCTTGAAAGCTTGTCAAAATAAGAGGAAAGTTGAACAAATATCTACTGAAGAATCAACTGATTGTTTTCTCGATGTGGGCGAGTCTTGCTCTTCGAAATCATCCAGAAAGGAAGGAACTTTCTCGG GTACTATggaggagaagaaggaaattgagtTGCAAACATTGAAGGTCTTGAGTTACAATGTATGGTTTAATGAGGACTTAGAACTGCATAAGAGAATGAAAGCATTGGGGGATCTCATTCAACTGCATACTCCTGATGTCATATGCTTACAAGAGGTGACACCAACAATTTATCAGATTTTCCAACAATCTAGCTGGGGGAAAGTTTATTGTTGCTCAGTTTCATATGAAATGGTGAACAAACCTTATTTCTGTATGCAG TTGAGTAAATTACCCGTAAAATCCTTTAGTTGCAAACCCTTCAGCAACTCTATAATGGGGAGAGAGCTTTGTTCGACTGAGATTGAagttggaggtggaggtggagggaGCAAGCAATTGGTTATTGCTACTAGCCATCTTGAAAGCCCCTGCCCTGCCCCCCCAACATGGAATCAGATGTTCAGCAAAGAACGTGTTGCTCAAGCAAAGGAAGCCATACTGATTCTTAAGGGTTCGCCGAATGTCATACTTGGTGGTGATATGAACTGGGATGACAAGTTGGATGGTCAGTTTCCATTACCCGATGGTTGGGTCGATGCCTGGAGTGAGCTAAAGCCTGGAGATAATGGATTTACGTATGGTACCAAATCGAATCAGATGCTATCAGGCAATCGGACTCTGCAGAAGCGATTAGACCGATTCATGTGCTTTTTGCAGGATTTCAAAATATGTGGGATCGAGTTGATCGGTAGGGAAGAATTACCAGGCCTTTCATATTGTAAGGAGAAGAAAGTTAAGGGTAAGCTGCAGAAGTTGATGCTCCCTGTTTTGCCTAGTGATCATTATGGATTGCTCCTTACAATCTGCAACAAGTGA